From Eriocheir sinensis breed Jianghai 21 chromosome 35, ASM2467909v1, whole genome shotgun sequence:
ctgatggtcggccccagcctgtcatggcacaggcaactgtacatagtggtgccatcttgctttaATATGAGTGCTGTGATCAGATATTCTCAGTAGGCAAAAACACTTTTGCTTAAAGTGTCAAAAGACAATATTAATCTACTTTTGCTATATATGCTGAATAACACTACAAATAAATTAGGGGAAGCTTAGAGGACCAGATATACTAATTTGGCATAACAGCAGATTAGCTTTCTTATGAATCTGTCAGACTACTTTTACTATTTACAAATGTCCCTTCCAGATATATCTGAATATTTTTTGGAGATTCTCAAGAATGACATGTCACCAGCCATCGGTGCCATGATGGCCCTGATGGAATCCCTGCGTCGCGATGATTCCACAACACTGCAAGAATTCATTGGTAATGCAAATGGCCACCTACACTGAGGGAGAagctctgttttcctttcctgtttctatCTTCAACCCTGCAATGGGGATGATTTTTGTCTTCTCAGCCAGCTCTCTAACAAAATTTTGTAAACTTCTCAATTTTACTGATAATTGATTTCTTGACTCATATATGATATTAATATCTCACTTAATAATAGTATAACTTGATCTCAGTAGCACCTAATGAAGTAATGTAGTCCTCTTCAAATTGAACCCCACTTCTTTTTatcagaaaagatgaaagaggagcgTGAGAAGTTGAGCAAAGTGGATGTGTCGGTAGTATCTGTGTCATCAGGGAGTGAGCTGTTTATGCGGTTCATCACCTTAGCACACCAGGAGCTGGAGCAAGCTGCGGTGAGGAACAGGCTGCAAACACCACAAGAGTGTTGCCTTGATTCCAGATGAATGGTTTACAAAAAATTGCCTATGATTATCAAGACAAATGATGTTTATTTATAATAAAAAACTTTTAAGTATGTGATTACATATGTTTATCAGATATTTTTTCAAGAAGTTTATCAAAGAAAATTAAGTTCAGCATTGGTTATTGTTTCCTAAGCATAATTACAATGAGTGTAAGAAAGCACATATTTTATCTTATTTACATCACTGAagttgctgtttttcttttcagGATTTTGCCTCATGCAGAGAAATCCTgttgagaagaggggaagaatttGTCAAAAACATGCAGGAAAGTCGCAAGAAAATACTTCGGTCAAGCACTAACCTAATTAAGGATGGGATGGTTATCCTCACTCACTCCCGATCACGCAATGTTTTGGCGGTGATGTCTGAAGCCCACAAACAGGGAAGGCAGTTCAGTGTGTTCATCACAGAGTCTCAGCCAGATAATGCTGGGTAGGAAAACATGGTACATTCTATATGATATTAGATAAAACTGCTACcaagtatatatatttgaaaatatACTCAAAACGCAAACTTCAAAAAATAATTTGTAGCACACTGACTAGCAACCTTTGTCTCTTTCAGCTTACTTGTGTGGCTCCCAATCTTCATACATAATTTACCTCTCTTTAACTTTGGCATCATAAACCATAACACTATTCAACACAACTTAGATTGTTATATTTAACTGTGGAAAGCTTTTGGGGATCAAAAGGGTAAAATCCATATATTTTGTTTGATTATTTAATAGCATTCACTTGTGTCtgagatacttttttttttttttagttcattgagatatacatataaatattttttttccatgaaacataaaaaaaggctCCTCTAATATTATGGGTTGCTGACCCCACTTGTA
This genomic window contains:
- the LOC127007481 gene encoding translation initiation factor eIF-2B subunit alpha-like; translation: MKAYDISEYFLEILKNDMSPAIGAMMALMESLRRDDSTTLQEFIEKMKEEREKLSKVDVSVVSVSSGSELFMRFITLAHQELEQAADFASCREILLRRGEEFVKNMQESRKKILRSSTNLIKDGMVILTHSRSRNVLAVMSEAHKQGRQFSVFITESQPDNAGRRMAKELQAVGISCIVILDAAVGYIMERVNAVMLGAEGVCENGGIINKIGSCNVATLAHMKNKPVYVLVESYKFIRRIPLDNSSLPKSYLHKASVLKNGSDLDLEHPQVDYTHPDNLTLLYTDLGVLPTSAVTEHLIKLYT